From the genome of Campylobacter concisus, one region includes:
- the pbpC gene encoding penicillin-binding protein 1C: MKKFKFLKFPALFLALVVTIFLILDQIYPLNLDALKKDEAKILLDRNGNIINMKLGSDGIWRFHEQSFPNSLKQCVVLFEDRYFYYHFGVNFASIFRAFFHNLRSDNRIGASTITMQVARMLEPSDRSYKNKIREIFRAFQLELHFSKDEILNFYLNLAPYGGNIEGVKAASFFYFGKELNELSYAQAALLSTIPKNPNKNRLDRVSNINALKNRVIKMLYKANLIDLSAFKRAQAEPFKNVRAKAIVTAEDYANVAFKNQISKASLDLNLQKDMLKILKDTMFSLKAKNANNAAAVVIDNKKMSVVAFIGSHDEHARDGKNSALNMKRNTGSTLKPFIYSLALDSGLITPNSQLIDTQIYIKEYAPKNFSNDFLGIVSAKDALNFSLNIPVINLNLKLKDNSLYELLEKVNLVDEDKEYYGASITLGSAEMSLLDLAHLYTIYANDGIYRPLEFAGKNYKNEEKNVTLISPQSAYLTAKMLSEASRSYLKNAWQYAQNTPKIAFKTGTSANSRDLYAIGVDENYTIAIWIGNFNASKTDKLTGLNDVSKSLFDMFKIIAQKEKLRFMSEPDGIEKLPTCLDAFNYEKCKKMALDDRINGVDLKDKCESLRGEELDFLVKNELLDKDEIQKSPCAEIFKDKKPVFAYPYDNEEIVTDENITQVMVKCYAFLGDEIYLKIDDLNFSKIENASEKKFGLTLGEHSIKCLDQNSNQSEITIKIRR, translated from the coding sequence ACGAAGCCAAAATTTTGCTTGATAGAAATGGCAACATTATAAATATGAAGCTTGGCAGCGACGGAATTTGGAGATTTCACGAGCAAAGCTTCCCAAACTCGCTAAAACAATGCGTTGTGCTTTTTGAGGATAGGTATTTTTACTACCACTTTGGCGTAAATTTTGCCTCCATTTTTAGAGCATTTTTCCACAACCTAAGAAGCGATAACCGCATAGGGGCTAGCACCATCACGATGCAAGTGGCAAGAATGCTTGAGCCAAGTGATAGGAGCTATAAAAATAAGATAAGAGAAATTTTTAGAGCATTTCAGCTCGAGCTTCATTTTAGCAAGGATGAAATTTTAAATTTTTATCTAAATTTGGCCCCATATGGCGGCAATATCGAGGGAGTAAAGGCAGCAAGCTTTTTTTATTTTGGCAAGGAGCTAAACGAGCTTAGCTACGCTCAGGCAGCACTTTTAAGCACGATACCAAAAAATCCAAATAAAAATAGACTAGACCGCGTTTCAAACATAAATGCCTTAAAAAACAGGGTCATAAAGATGCTTTACAAGGCAAATTTAATCGATCTTAGCGCCTTTAAAAGAGCGCAGGCTGAGCCATTTAAAAATGTAAGAGCAAAAGCTATCGTAACCGCGGAAGATTATGCAAATGTAGCTTTTAAAAACCAAATTTCAAAGGCGAGTTTGGATCTAAATTTGCAAAAAGATATGCTTAAAATTTTAAAAGATACGATGTTTTCGCTAAAGGCTAAAAATGCAAACAACGCCGCAGCCGTGGTCATTGATAATAAAAAAATGAGCGTTGTTGCCTTCATAGGCTCTCATGATGAGCACGCGCGTGATGGCAAAAACTCAGCCCTAAATATGAAGCGAAACACCGGTAGCACGCTAAAGCCTTTTATCTATTCGCTAGCACTTGATAGCGGGCTTATAACGCCAAATTCGCAGTTAATTGATACGCAAATTTATATAAAAGAGTATGCTCCAAAGAATTTTAGTAATGATTTTTTAGGTATCGTAAGCGCGAAAGATGCTCTAAATTTCAGCCTAAATATTCCGGTTATAAATTTAAACTTAAAACTAAAAGACAATTCGCTTTACGAACTACTTGAAAAGGTAAATTTAGTAGATGAAGATAAAGAGTATTATGGAGCTTCTATAACGCTTGGAAGTGCTGAAATGAGCCTGCTTGATCTTGCTCATCTTTATACTATTTATGCAAATGACGGCATTTATAGGCCACTTGAGTTTGCTGGCAAAAACTACAAAAATGAAGAGAAAAATGTAACTCTAATATCGCCTCAAAGTGCCTATTTAACTGCTAAAATGCTAAGTGAAGCCTCAAGGTCATATCTAAAAAATGCTTGGCAGTACGCCCAAAACACACCAAAGATAGCTTTTAAAACTGGCACAAGCGCAAACTCACGCGATCTTTACGCCATAGGCGTTGATGAAAATTACACAATTGCTATTTGGATTGGAAATTTTAATGCCAGTAAAACTGATAAATTAACAGGACTAAATGACGTATCAAAGAGCCTTTTTGATATGTTTAAGATAATCGCTCAAAAAGAGAAGTTAAGATTTATGAGTGAGCCAGATGGCATAGAAAAGCTGCCAACCTGCCTTGATGCCTTTAACTATGAAAAGTGCAAAAAAATGGCACTTGATGATAGGATAAATGGTGTAGATTTAAAAGATAAATGCGAAAGTTTAAGAGGCGAAGAGCTTGATTTTTTGGTTAAAAATGAGCTTTTGGATAAAGATGAGATACAAAAAAGTCCTTGTGCTGAAATTTTTAAAGATAAAAAGCCAGTTTTTGCCTATCCGTATGACAATGAAGAGATAGTGACAGATGAAAATATTACACAAGTTATGGTAAAATGCTACGCGTTTTTAGGCGATGAAATTTACCTAAAAATAGATGATTTGAACTTTTCTAAGATAGAAAATGCAAGCGAGAAAAAGTTTGGTCTAACTCTTGGCGAGCACAGTATAAAATGCCTTGATCAAAACTCAAATCAAAGTGAAATAACAATAAAAATAAGGAGATAA
- a CDS encoding alpha-2-macroglobulin family protein yields the protein MWQKVALLALLGMTNLYALSLNGTVQIKSPLSVEFGLEDKVDKNFVGMLSDKKLLLCQPALNGTVRFNNQSLLFFTKDMHAGLDYSCKLENGSTASFATKEFELTKIEKISDSKYILKFNDEVNIEAVKNIAVKDAKFKAIELSNNSFELNLDKNLSNPVFDFGEKFESKFGATLSGETIVNFADEISEESVNINDNAKSLEIPEIYPVSLDNGILGFRIYLKNWLDDDINLKKFINIKGVKNFSISDVKYSDNYEENSELSEYYYYIDITSDDFKPQNSYEITIKPGFGDYRNVVREESSYEVVASNFTPFANFINNEPYISSVGEIGIRSANLPELNVNVEKLSDQNFRYFLNFNDNNEDLSNFSSKVASKSYKLEGALNEISLNKIKLDFAGAGDGVYKINLNYGKDKSVSKVVYLSDIAVNAKLGKDEIFVFANRLGENTMLPNANVKIYGKKNEEIAVGATNDIGVFKFNKKDIYKDISSVVVSLGKEQNFLILKEDEALNEAKFMSQNASESIDAYVHFASNIIRPNESLKGTIYLRDRDFNPLKNMPIKIKFFDPQGKSSAEISKNTNDVGMVNFEKEILSDLSGRFNMQVIYASKVISNVPFFVESFMPNRIKNEITLERDKFFANELIRANLASNYLFGGAASELDGSMQVSFFDDEYKNSEFKDYKFKNNTLKPSAYPSFENDLTLSKDGKSSQMIDLSFSTKNASSIITGVINFNVNDDGKNVSDTKSFTLYPYKDMVGIAASTTFAEPNEDVKIRTVVVDMSSQKAVKSNLKFDIKRVTWQYQRDANGYIKWFQTLEDVDNFYKDNGEFSYKFTQSGSYVIVVTNLVSGASTSLDMDVSGYNYSTLAPTKELSKSQIKLNKNIYKKGDELSADISSAIKEGIALVTLEDGGVKAYKVVKIKNNSANVKFKLDFDFSGLYVSANIYRMTDGGLTPFRTYGKVYAKADKSSRILDLSLDAPNTAKSDENIKISLKTKPKAYVNLFITDVGVLDITSQKPADPLKFFDKILPDGVFDYDIYNMLTNYKVEGKTLSFGGDMAALAMEAKMAKHASPVDSKKVKTYANLVSLQADDNGEISYEFKTPNGFNSAIRVDVVANNENSMNAVNKEILVKDDVIIKPSALVYLLKGDELNANLRLINTTNEDKNLTIKVASSKNLSIKTKENANLKPLENKAFTFKISALEAGAGEYNITISDKNSSKTAQNLLDVVNPYTISTYARSSVFDKESMISLPKGFHNVSIDASSSVSSVLLAASKNLVEYPYGCAEQRSSRLLALLNLKPKDELEKNDQKRFIVTGMSELIKMQKPDGSFGYWSDLSSTNAFASIYATDVLLDLEEAGYELNKNVKQRALNSLLKYTNTDIEALYAIYVSSRANVADKSVLNKIYDHKAYNTTALNKYLMAAALKLNGLNDEAKVALKDIKKAQTADYSRDYSSFGSKMRDNAFILYLHAKYFERNDYSDDLANFLITNLNELSSTQERAFTLRALNAYFGKDVGEKNNKFKLNYNGESKEFDGLLSVSFTAKDGNFTITPLGENKLYATILSYAYVPLEIKHKIEPKELDIYRTFVDEKGKELGLDSLRVNDVVYSKIVINSKAMVKNGVINEIVSSCFEPINENLSGFNKSLKDSIELEYQSIKDDRVLSFYALDSDKREAVLYTPYRVRLGGKCSLGAVTTENMYNERQNDYDLAQRSFTVK from the coding sequence ATGTGGCAAAAAGTAGCGCTTCTAGCACTTTTGGGAATGACAAATTTATATGCTTTGAGCCTAAATGGTACAGTACAGATAAAATCGCCCCTAAGCGTAGAGTTTGGACTAGAAGATAAAGTAGATAAAAATTTTGTTGGTATGCTAAGCGACAAAAAGCTACTTTTGTGCCAACCAGCATTAAATGGTACGGTTAGATTTAATAATCAAAGCTTGCTATTTTTTACAAAAGATATGCATGCTGGTTTGGATTATAGCTGCAAGCTTGAAAATGGAAGCACTGCTAGTTTTGCCACGAAAGAATTTGAGCTAACAAAGATAGAAAAAATAAGCGATAGCAAATATATACTTAAATTTAATGATGAAGTAAATATTGAAGCTGTCAAAAATATTGCTGTAAAAGATGCAAAATTTAAAGCGATTGAGCTTTCTAACAATAGCTTTGAACTTAATCTTGATAAAAATTTAAGCAATCCAGTTTTTGATTTTGGTGAAAAATTTGAGAGCAAATTTGGTGCAACGCTTTCAGGTGAAACGATAGTAAATTTTGCTGATGAAATAAGCGAAGAAAGCGTAAATATAAATGATAATGCAAAGAGTCTTGAGATACCTGAAATTTATCCAGTGAGCCTTGATAATGGCATCTTGGGCTTTAGAATTTATCTAAAAAATTGGCTTGATGACGACATTAACTTAAAAAAATTTATAAACATTAAAGGTGTAAAAAACTTTAGCATCAGTGACGTTAAATATAGTGACAACTATGAAGAAAACTCGGAACTTAGTGAATATTATTACTACATTGATATCACAAGTGACGATTTTAAACCACAAAATAGTTATGAAATCACCATTAAGCCAGGCTTTGGCGATTATAGAAATGTAGTAAGAGAAGAAAGTAGCTATGAAGTAGTAGCTAGCAATTTCACTCCATTTGCAAATTTTATAAATAATGAACCATATATCTCAAGTGTCGGCGAGATCGGTATCAGAAGTGCAAATTTACCTGAGCTAAATGTAAACGTTGAAAAGTTAAGCGATCAAAATTTTAGATACTTTTTAAATTTCAACGACAATAACGAAGATCTAAGCAATTTTAGCTCAAAAGTAGCAAGCAAAAGCTACAAGCTAGAGGGTGCATTAAATGAAATTTCTCTAAATAAAATCAAACTCGACTTTGCCGGGGCTGGAGACGGCGTTTATAAGATAAATTTAAACTATGGCAAGGATAAGAGCGTCTCAAAAGTAGTCTATCTAAGTGATATCGCCGTAAATGCAAAGCTTGGCAAGGATGAAATTTTCGTATTTGCAAATCGTCTTGGCGAAAATACAATGCTTCCAAACGCAAATGTAAAAATTTATGGTAAGAAAAACGAAGAGATCGCAGTTGGTGCAACAAATGATATAGGTGTTTTTAAATTTAACAAAAAAGATATTTACAAAGATATCTCCTCAGTAGTTGTCTCTCTTGGAAAAGAGCAAAATTTTCTTATTTTAAAAGAAGACGAAGCGCTAAATGAAGCGAAATTTATGAGCCAAAATGCCAGTGAGAGCATCGATGCGTACGTTCATTTTGCTTCAAATATCATAAGACCAAATGAGAGTTTAAAGGGTACAATCTATCTAAGAGATAGAGATTTTAATCCTTTAAAAAATATGCCTATAAAGATAAAATTTTTCGATCCACAAGGCAAAAGTAGTGCTGAAATTTCAAAAAATACAAATGACGTTGGCATGGTAAATTTTGAAAAAGAGATACTAAGCGATCTAAGCGGTAGATTTAATATGCAAGTAATTTACGCAAGCAAAGTGATCTCAAATGTACCATTTTTTGTTGAGAGTTTTATGCCAAATAGGATAAAAAATGAGATAACGCTTGAGAGGGATAAATTTTTCGCAAATGAGCTTATTAGAGCAAATCTAGCTAGTAACTATCTCTTTGGTGGCGCTGCTAGCGAGCTTGATGGCAGCATGCAGGTGAGCTTTTTTGATGATGAATATAAAAATAGCGAGTTTAAAGATTATAAATTTAAAAACAATACACTAAAACCAAGCGCTTATCCATCTTTTGAGAATGATCTCACTCTTTCAAAAGATGGTAAATCAAGCCAAATGATAGATCTTAGCTTTAGCACTAAAAATGCCTCTTCTATCATAACAGGCGTGATAAATTTCAATGTAAATGATGATGGCAAAAATGTAAGCGATACAAAAAGCTTTACTCTCTATCCTTACAAAGATATGGTTGGTATCGCAGCAAGCACGACATTTGCTGAGCCAAACGAAGATGTAAAAATAAGAACAGTTGTAGTAGATATGTCAAGTCAAAAGGCCGTAAAATCAAATTTAAAATTTGATATAAAACGTGTTACTTGGCAATACCAAAGAGATGCAAATGGCTATATAAAGTGGTTTCAAACGCTAGAAGATGTGGATAATTTTTATAAAGATAATGGCGAGTTTAGCTATAAATTTACACAAAGTGGCTCATATGTGATAGTCGTTACAAATCTAGTAAGTGGAGCAAGCACAAGTCTTGATATGGACGTAAGTGGCTACAACTACTCGACTCTAGCACCAACAAAAGAGCTTAGCAAATCTCAAATCAAACTAAATAAAAATATCTACAAAAAAGGCGATGAACTAAGTGCTGATATAAGCTCAGCTATAAAAGAAGGCATCGCTCTTGTTACGCTTGAAGATGGTGGCGTGAAAGCCTATAAGGTCGTTAAGATAAAGAATAACTCAGCAAATGTGAAATTTAAACTTGACTTTGATTTTAGTGGACTTTACGTGAGTGCAAATATCTACCGCATGACAGATGGCGGATTAACTCCGTTTAGGACTTACGGTAAGGTTTATGCTAAGGCTGATAAGTCATCAAGGATACTTGATCTAAGTCTTGATGCACCAAATACGGCAAAAAGCGATGAAAATATAAAAATTTCTTTAAAAACAAAGCCAAAAGCTTATGTGAATTTATTTATCACAGATGTTGGCGTGCTTGATATAACGTCACAAAAGCCAGCTGATCCACTTAAATTTTTTGACAAAATTTTACCAGATGGTGTGTTTGACTATGACATTTATAATATGCTCACAAACTATAAGGTCGAGGGCAAAACTTTAAGCTTTGGTGGCGATATGGCGGCACTTGCCATGGAGGCAAAAATGGCAAAACATGCTAGCCCAGTCGATAGCAAAAAGGTAAAAACATATGCAAATTTAGTAAGCCTTCAAGCTGACGATAATGGTGAAATTTCATACGAGTTTAAAACGCCAAATGGCTTTAACTCTGCCATTAGAGTAGATGTCGTGGCAAATAATGAAAATAGTATGAACGCGGTAAATAAAGAAATTTTAGTAAAAGATGATGTGATTATTAAGCCAAGTGCGTTAGTTTATCTGTTAAAAGGCGATGAGCTAAATGCAAACTTAAGGCTCATAAACACAACAAATGAGGATAAAAATTTAACCATAAAAGTGGCTAGCAGTAAAAATTTAAGCATCAAAACAAAAGAAAATGCGAATTTAAAGCCGCTTGAAAATAAAGCCTTTACATTTAAAATTTCAGCTCTTGAAGCTGGAGCTGGCGAATACAATATAACAATAAGCGACAAAAACAGCTCAAAAACAGCTCAAAATTTACTTGATGTAGTTAATCCTTATACGATTAGCACCTATGCAAGAAGTAGCGTCTTTGACAAAGAGAGCATGATCTCGCTTCCAAAAGGCTTTCACAATGTTAGTATAGATGCGTCAAGCTCGGTCTCAAGCGTGCTATTAGCAGCTTCTAAAAATTTAGTCGAGTACCCTTACGGATGTGCGGAGCAAAGGAGCTCAAGACTGCTTGCGCTTTTAAATTTAAAGCCAAAAGATGAGCTTGAAAAAAATGATCAAAAGAGATTTATTGTAACCGGTATGAGTGAGCTAATTAAGATGCAAAAACCAGATGGTAGCTTTGGCTACTGGAGCGATCTAAGTAGTACTAATGCATTTGCTTCGATCTATGCAACTGATGTGCTGCTTGATCTTGAAGAGGCTGGATATGAGCTAAATAAAAATGTAAAGCAAAGAGCATTAAATTCGCTCTTAAAATATACAAATACAGATATTGAAGCTCTATATGCTATCTATGTAAGCTCCCGCGCAAATGTTGCTGATAAATCGGTGCTAAATAAAATTTATGACCATAAAGCTTACAATACGACTGCACTTAATAAATATCTAATGGCAGCGGCTCTAAAGCTAAACGGCTTAAATGACGAAGCAAAGGTGGCGCTAAAAGATATTAAAAAAGCTCAGACGGCTGATTACAGCAGGGATTATTCTAGTTTTGGCTCAAAGATGAGAGACAATGCATTTATCTTGTATCTGCATGCAAAATATTTTGAGAGAAACGACTACTCAGATGATCTTGCAAATTTCTTGATCACAAATTTAAATGAGCTAAGCTCAACGCAAGAGCGTGCATTTACCCTTAGAGCGCTAAATGCTTACTTTGGCAAAGATGTTGGCGAGAAAAATAATAAATTTAAGCTTAACTACAATGGCGAAAGCAAAGAATTTGACGGCCTTTTAAGCGTATCATTTACAGCAAAAGATGGAAATTTTACCATTACACCACTTGGTGAAAACAAGCTATATGCCACTATTTTAAGCTATGCTTATGTGCCACTTGAGATCAAGCATAAAATAGAGCCAAAAGAGCTTGATATTTATAGAACGTTTGTCGATGAAAAAGGCAAAGAGCTAGGTCTTGACAGCCTAAGAGTAAATGATGTTGTCTATTCAAAAATAGTGATAAATTCTAAAGCTATGGTTAAAAATGGTGTAATAAACGAGATCGTAAGCAGCTGCTTTGAGCCAATAAATGAAAATCTAAGTGGCTTTAATAAGAGTCTTAAAGATAGCATTGAGCTTGAATATCAAAGCATAAAAGATGATCGCGTTTTAAGTTTTTATGCACTAGATAGTGACAAGAGAGAGGCTGTGCTTTACACACCTTATCGTGT